The Corallococcus silvisoli genome contains a region encoding:
- a CDS encoding tetratricopeptide repeat protein, whose amino-acid sequence MSDAATQGYYTAEEAEAVFQQANDAYGREDYATAQGHYEKLLAHGFGGPDVLYNLGTTHLARGDLGRAVLALEQARKQGGRSSDLEANLALARARQVDKVVGSTADEAFLPRLAAATDGAAVAWVFFVAWLVGFALLLLRRVFPAMRRTGVVVLMALCLTAAVPAALLLGAHIWVHENVHEAVVLSPTLVARELPRSEGRSLFEVHAGLKVQLLEETGKYVRIRLPNGLEGWAERDGVAEI is encoded by the coding sequence ATGAGCGACGCGGCGACGCAGGGCTACTACACCGCCGAGGAAGCGGAGGCCGTCTTCCAGCAGGCCAACGACGCGTACGGGCGCGAGGACTACGCCACCGCGCAGGGCCACTACGAGAAGCTCCTCGCCCACGGCTTCGGCGGGCCGGACGTGCTCTACAACCTGGGCACCACGCACCTGGCCCGGGGCGACCTGGGCCGCGCGGTGCTGGCCCTGGAGCAGGCCCGGAAGCAGGGCGGCCGTTCCTCGGACCTGGAGGCCAACCTGGCCCTGGCGCGGGCGCGGCAGGTGGACAAGGTGGTGGGCTCCACCGCGGACGAGGCCTTCCTTCCCCGGCTGGCGGCCGCGACGGACGGCGCGGCGGTGGCCTGGGTGTTCTTCGTCGCGTGGCTCGTGGGCTTCGCGCTGCTGCTCCTGCGGCGCGTCTTCCCCGCCATGCGCCGCACCGGGGTGGTGGTGCTGATGGCGCTGTGCCTCACGGCGGCGGTGCCCGCGGCGCTCCTGCTGGGGGCGCACATCTGGGTTCACGAGAACGTGCACGAGGCGGTGGTGCTGTCCCCCACGCTGGTGGCGCGGGAGCTGCCTCGCTCGGAAGGGCGCTCGCTCTTCGAGGTACACGCCGGCCTGAAGGTGCAGCTGCTGGAGGAGACGGGGAAGTACGTGCGCATCCGTCTGCCCAATGGCCTGGAGGGCTGGGCCGAGCGCGACGGCGTCGCCGAAATCTAG
- a CDS encoding response regulator, with protein MAGNAQAPFHILLVEDEPVIRELVRSMLSDGAVDVVCAANGLEGLKLARGGAFQLILMDVVLPQLDGISVCRILKSDPVTAGVPLYMLTAKAKKADVESATQAGADGYIHKPFRGAELMDLVERLRAARTAAD; from the coding sequence ATGGCTGGCAACGCCCAGGCGCCGTTCCACATCCTGCTCGTCGAGGACGAGCCCGTCATCCGCGAGCTGGTGCGCTCCATGCTGAGCGACGGCGCGGTGGACGTGGTGTGCGCGGCCAATGGCCTGGAGGGCCTGAAGCTGGCCCGCGGCGGCGCCTTCCAGCTCATCCTGATGGACGTGGTGCTGCCGCAGCTGGACGGCATCTCCGTGTGTCGCATCTTGAAGAGCGACCCCGTCACCGCGGGGGTGCCGCTCTACATGCTCACCGCGAAGGCGAAGAAGGCCGACGTGGAGAGCGCGACGCAGGCGGGCGCGGATGGCTACATCCACAAGCCGTTCCGAGGCGCTGAGCTGATGGACCTGGTGGAGCGGCTGCGCGCGGCCCGGACGGCCGCGGACTGA
- a CDS encoding PilZ domain-containing protein, which yields MMTPSNGPRTTERYHPRVEARLQVKVLLSGRTVHAQARDISMNGLFLQAHPADTQRALTIALPLPGDRELVTMCAIRRREVDGVALEFGELDWDDLIALARFLHPHLP from the coding sequence ATGATGACCCCCTCCAACGGACCCCGTACGACCGAGCGCTACCACCCGCGCGTGGAAGCCCGGCTCCAGGTCAAGGTGCTTCTGTCGGGCCGCACCGTGCACGCGCAGGCCCGCGACATCTCCATGAACGGCCTGTTCCTCCAGGCCCACCCGGCCGACACGCAGCGCGCGCTCACCATCGCCCTGCCGCTGCCAGGGGACCGGGAGCTCGTCACCATGTGCGCCATCCGCCGCCGGGAAGTGGACGGCGTCGCGCTGGAGTTCGGCGAGCTGGACTGGGACGACCTCATCGCCCTGGCCCGCTTCCTCCATCCGCACCTGCCGTAG
- a CDS encoding ATP-dependent helicase HrpB — protein MAIDKLGAVGGAGPSPALESGRESFSKVLDGVRTPASRPVPVTTEGPPKPVRTPTEAAAGSSRAEGVERAKAGCAEVAPGARVDSVQAARSQQAVEVLDRVGQAQQRLDHILKLAESGRTFSPTELLALQAHVYRASQELDLAGKVVEKATGGVKQVLQTQV, from the coding sequence ATGGCCATCGACAAGTTGGGAGCCGTGGGAGGAGCGGGCCCTTCGCCCGCGCTGGAGTCCGGGAGGGAGTCGTTCAGCAAGGTTCTGGACGGGGTGCGCACTCCTGCGTCGCGCCCCGTACCGGTGACGACGGAGGGGCCGCCAAAGCCGGTGCGCACCCCCACCGAGGCCGCCGCGGGCTCCTCGCGCGCGGAGGGCGTGGAGCGGGCGAAGGCGGGCTGCGCGGAGGTCGCGCCGGGCGCCCGGGTGGATTCGGTCCAGGCGGCGAGGAGCCAGCAGGCCGTGGAGGTCTTGGACCGGGTGGGGCAGGCGCAGCAGCGGCTGGACCACATCCTGAAGCTCGCGGAGTCCGGCCGCACGTTCAGCCCCACGGAGTTGCTTGCGCTCCAGGCGCACGTCTACCGCGCCAGCCAGGAGCTCGATCTCGCCGGCAAGGTCGTCGAGAAGGCCACCGGCGGCGTCAAGCAGGTCCTCCAGACCCAGGTGTGA
- a CDS encoding flagellar M-ring protein FliF gives MRSAPLRCLFFLLLLGTPACRERIQHGLDERQANELQTVLVERGLDARKVPEPGKKPTWAIEVADAQSSDAVRILAELGLPRAAVETGCDVFGGSGLVRSPLEEQVCRVRGMERELEKTLQTVDGVLLARVHLVVPPPPRPGQAPMPSKASAMLRAVPGGAERVRKSADTLRELIAGGVEGLSPEAVSLRVDEVTTRVAAPSSQGGAVPFRMRVLLALLGVLVTGLSGALVWVMLRWRQDRLLAEKPPAVPPAPPTPARPVVTPSAPRKLA, from the coding sequence ATGCGATCCGCTCCCCTTCGTTGTCTCTTCTTCCTCTTGCTCCTGGGCACACCGGCGTGCCGGGAGCGCATCCAGCACGGCCTCGACGAGCGTCAGGCCAACGAACTGCAGACGGTGCTCGTCGAGCGGGGGCTCGATGCGCGCAAGGTGCCCGAGCCGGGCAAGAAACCCACCTGGGCCATCGAGGTGGCGGACGCGCAGTCCTCCGACGCGGTGCGCATCCTGGCGGAGCTGGGGCTGCCCCGGGCCGCCGTGGAGACGGGCTGCGATGTGTTTGGTGGCAGTGGCCTCGTGCGCTCCCCGCTGGAGGAGCAGGTCTGCCGCGTCCGGGGAATGGAGCGGGAGCTGGAGAAGACGCTCCAGACGGTGGACGGCGTGCTGCTGGCGCGCGTGCACCTGGTGGTGCCACCCCCACCGAGGCCAGGGCAGGCTCCCATGCCGTCGAAGGCCTCGGCCATGCTGCGCGCGGTCCCTGGCGGCGCGGAGCGCGTGCGCAAATCGGCGGACACGCTGCGCGAGCTCATCGCGGGGGGCGTGGAGGGGCTGTCACCCGAGGCGGTGTCGCTGCGGGTGGACGAGGTGACCACGCGAGTGGCGGCGCCGTCGTCCCAAGGCGGGGCGGTGCCGTTTCGGATGCGGGTGTTGCTCGCGCTGTTGGGCGTGTTGGTCACGGGGCTGTCCGGCGCGCTCGTCTGGGTGATGCTGCGATGGCGGCAAGACCGGCTCCTGGCGGAGAAACCCCCGGCGGTGCCCCCTGCTCCGCCAACGCCCGCGCGACCGGTGGTGACGCCGAGCGCTCCGCGCAAGCTGGCCTGA